In Dermacentor silvarum isolate Dsil-2018 chromosome 2, BIME_Dsil_1.4, whole genome shotgun sequence, the following proteins share a genomic window:
- the LOC119442756 gene encoding nuclear receptor subfamily 2 group E member 1-like, producing the protein MQSASAVVSAAVGVVGGGGGREPLCRVCGDRASGRHYGVASCDGCRGFFKRSVRRQLQYVCKEGGTCVVDVARRNQCQACRLAKCLRAAMRPEAVQHERAPRGQPRRRLRSPAAMCHGPVGGGDVPPLCCPAPPPLVSPLRDLCWGAPREPAEPATARITADAVPSSTTEEANGVDDQAPDSASAQRPGIASPPVLPGGLGPALASESSASSASLPSAAGLPPELAGAHQAAAAASLADLQGAGGLPFFRGPIAMLPRPLLWWPLSEGVQETAAKLLFCSLRWIRSVPAFAQLCCRDQLLLLEASWSDVFLLSAAQWGFPLVTAAGVDSAAGEGGGAAGGLRGLQAVREAVARLTALQTDAAEYSCLKALALFRPEVSGLREASQVERVQEQTLSVLLESGDERPRQQHRTARLLLLLGSLRAVPATLLEEAYFRPTIGPVPIERILCDVLQTL; encoded by the exons ATGCAGAGTGCCAGCGCCGTGGTTTCTGCGGCAGTTGGGGTGGTGGGCGGCGGGGGCGGCCGCGAGCCCCTGTGCCGCGTGTGCGGCGACCGGGCGTCGGGGCGCCACTACGGCGTCGCCTCGTGCGACGGCTGCCGCGGCTTCTTCAAGCGCAGCGTCCGCCGCCAGCTGCAGTACGTGTGCAAGGAGGGCGGCACCTGCGTCGTCGACGTCGCCCGCCGCAACCAGTGCCAGGCGTGCCGCCTCGCCAAGTGCCTGCGCGCAGCCATGAGGCCCGAAG CCGTGCAGCACGAGCGGGCGCCGCGGGGTCAGCCGCGCCGGCGCCTGCGTTCTCCGGCGGCGATGTGCCACGGGCCGGTGGGAGGGGGTGACGTGCCGCCTCTGTGCTgccctgcgccgccgccgctcgtGTCGCCGCTCAGAGACCTCTGCTGGGGCGCACCGCGAGAGCCCGCCGAGCCTGCGACAGCGAGGATCACCGCCG ACGCGGTTCCTTCATCGACGACGGAGGAAGCGAATGGCGTCGACGACCAGGCGCCGGACTCGGCGTCCGCTCAGCGGCCGGGCATCGCGTCGCCCCCAGTCTTGCCAGGCGGCTTGGGACCGGCGCTGGCCAGCGAGTCGTCGGCGTCCTCAGCTAGCTTGCCGTCGGCGGCCGGACTGCCTCCCGAGTTGGCCGGAGCACACcaggcggcggcggcagcttcgCTGGCCGACCTTCAAGGCGCGGGGGGCCTTCCCTTTTTCCGCGGTCCCATCGCCATGCTGCCCAGGCCGCTGCTCTGGTGGCCGCTCTCCGAAG GTGTACAGGAGACAGCCGCCAAGCTGCTCTTCTGCAGCCTGCGCTGGATCCGCAGCGTGCCAGCGTTTGCGCAGCTGTGCTGCCGGGACCAGCTGCTTCTGCTCGAGGCCTCCTGGAGCGACGTGTTCCTGCTGAGCGCCGCGCAGTGGGGATTCCCGCTGGTCACTGCCGCCG GTGTCGACTCTGCGGCGGGCGAAGGCGGTGGTGCGGCGGGAGGCCTGCGCGGCCTGCAGGCGGTGCGCGAGGCCGTGGCCAGGCTGACCGCTCTGCAGACGGACGCCGCAGAATACTCGTGCCTCAAGGCGCTCGCCCTGTTCAGGCCAG AGGTGTCCGGTCTGCGCGAGGCGTCCCAAGTGGAGCGCGTCCAGGAGCAGACGCTGTCGGTGCTCCTGGAGAGCGGCGACGAGCGGCCCCGACAGCAGCACCGCACCGCGCGTCTCCTGCTGCTGCTGGGCTCTCTGCGCGCGGTGCCGGCCACGCTGCTCGAGGAAGCCTACTTCCGGCCCACCATCGGACCGGTGCCCATCGAGCGCATCCTCTGCGACGTCCTGCAGACGCTCTGA